A DNA window from Mastomys coucha isolate ucsf_1 unplaced genomic scaffold, UCSF_Mcou_1 pScaffold21, whole genome shotgun sequence contains the following coding sequences:
- the LOC116100405 gene encoding vomeronasal type-1 receptor 1-like, whose protein sequence is MSAHDKSLKSTEEVALQILLLCQFGVGTVANVFLFVHNFSPIFAGSKQRPRQVILSHMAVANALILFITIFPNNMMVFAPRSLQTDLKCKIEFFTRLVAKSTNLCFTCVLSIYQFVSLIPVNGGKVILRASVPNLASYSCYSCWAFSILNNIYIPFKVTGPHTSDNNTDFKSKLFCSTSGFSVGIVFLRFAHDATFMSIMVWTSFSMVFFLHRHRQVMQHILTPNQDNRGQAEIRATNTILMLVFTFVSFYLLNLICIIFDTYFIDSRVFVRHVGEVLVVSFPTVSPLLLIFRDPKDPCSVLFNC, encoded by the coding sequence ATGTCTGCTCATGATAAATCCCTGAAATCCACTGAGGAAGTGGCTCTTCAGATCCTCTTGCTTTGTCAGTTTGGGGTTGGAACTGTGGCCaatgtctttctgtttgtccATAATTTCTCTCCAATCTTCGCTGGTTCTAAACAGAGGCCTAGGCAGGTGATTTTAAGCCACATGGCTGTGGCCAATGCTTTGATTCTTTTCATTACTATATTTCCAAACAACATGATGGTTTTTGCTCCAAGAAGTCTCCAAACAGACCTCAAATGTAAAATAGAATTCTTCACTCGGCTAGTCGCAAAAAGCACAAACTTGTGTTTCACCTGTGTCCTGAGTATCTATCAGTTTGTCAGTCTTATTCCTGTTAATGGAGGTAAAGTTATACTCAGAGCAAGTGTCCCAAATTTGGCAAGTTATTCTTGTTACAGTTGTTGGGCCTTCAGTATCTTAAATAACATCTACATTCCATTTAAGGTCACTGGTCCACACACATCAGACAATAACACTGACTTTAAGAGCAAGTTGTTTTGTTCCACTTCTGGATTCAGTGTAGGCATTGTCTTCTTGCGGTTTGCCCATGATGCTACATTCATGAGCATCATGGTCTGGACCAGTTTCTCCATGGTATTTTTCCTCCATAGACATAGGCAGGTAATGCAGCATATCCTCACTCCCAATCAGGATAACAGAGGCCAAGCTGAGATCAGAGCAACCAATACTATCCTGATGCTGGTGTTCACATTTGTTAGCTTTTATCTTCTAAATTTAATTTGTATCATCTTTGACACCTATTTTATAGATTCTCGTGTATTTGTGAGGCATGTAGGTGAAGTTTTGGTAGTAAGCTTCCCTACAGTTTCTCCCTTATTGCTAATCTTTAGAGATCCTAAGGATCCTTGTTCTGTGCTCTTCAACTGTTGA